The Suncus etruscus isolate mSunEtr1 chromosome 14, mSunEtr1.pri.cur, whole genome shotgun sequence genome contains a region encoding:
- the MANBA gene encoding beta-mannosidase, protein MGPLWPPLLLGALCWAPAWTWASAGPRHGLSGAWTVRNANGSLQLPGAVPGCVHTALRRRGLIQDPYYRFNDLEYRWIALDNWTYSTDFTLPTALRKWKNIHLIFEGVDTVAQILLNNVTIGKTDNMFVRYGFPVGHLLQAQNRLELRLLSPVLFAAWQSRNYPGLPVPPACPPLVQKGECHVNFIRKAQCSFSWDWGPAFPTMGIWKDVWLEGYSTCRLDYLTFAPLYNDTARTWDLDIEAAFEVMGLGPLRGLAIITLPELLVQQKLALSLPPGKSVAELGVRINPNISVEMWWPHGFGNQTGYNMSVEFVLDGDTYITKTVKVYFRTVELVEEKIQGSEGLSFYFKINGLPIFLKGSNWVPADSFQDRVTPALLQRLLQSVVDANMNVLRVWGGGIYEQDEFYRLCNELGIMVWQDLMFACALYPTDESFLSSVRTEVAQQVQRLKPHPCIILWSGNNENELALVADWFHTAAHAGAYRADYVTLYVKTIRSVVLARDRTRPFIASSPTNGAQSVAEGWLAADPDSSLYGDTHFYDYTLNCWDWSVFPKARLVSEYGYQSWPSFSTLQQVSAPEDWFPDSPFLTHRQHHQGGNQEMLRQVALNFNLSRSADPQQQLRDTIYLTQVMQAQCVKSETEFYRGSRSELESGRGHTMGALYWMLSDIWPAPSWASLEHGGKWKMLHYLARRFFAPLLPVAQERAGALEVVALSDLRAPLTVRLQVQLFAWSSLRPRCSLVLAPAQLAPGAASLLWRAPLPPLLARCGNCTRASCLLRLRLRAGGRPRGPDNHLFLAPLKAAQGLRDPRLAVNISQQGDAFAFTLETQAVAAFVWLDVGNIPGRFSDNGFLLTTRTRVVQFYPWAPTSVSDLRHELHVTTLADI, encoded by the exons GACCCTTACTACAGATTCAATGACCTGGAGTACAGGTGGATTGCTCTTGACAACTGGACCTACAGCACGGACTTCACACTCCCCACTGCCCTCAG gaaatggaagaatatccacCTGATTTTTGAAGGAGTCGACACTGTGGCCCAAATCCTGCTGAATAATGTCACTATTGGGAAGACAGACAACATGTTTGTCAGATAC GGCTTTCCCGTGGGCCACTTGCTTCAGGCCCAGAACCGGCTGGAGCTGCGCCTACTGTCCCCAGTGCTGTTTGCAGCATGGCAGAGCCGCAACTACCCGGGGCTCCCCGTGCCCCCCGCCTGCCCGCCGCTCGTGCAGAAAGGCGAGTGCCACGTCAACTTCATCCGCAAG GCACAGTGCTCTTTCAGCTGGGACTGGGGCCCTGCCTTTCCCACCATGGGCATTTGGAAGGATGTCTGGCTGGAGGGCTACAGCACCTGCCGCCTGGACTACCTCACCTTCGCGCCGCTCTACA ATGATACAGCAAGGACGTGGGATCTTGACATCGAAGCTGCTTTTGAGGTGATGGGCTTGGGGCCGCTCAGGGGCCTGGCAATCATCACCCTCCCCGAGCTGCTTGTCCAGCAGAAACTCGCCCTTTCCCTCCCGCCTGGAAAAAGCGTTGCTGAGCTGGGAGTGAGAATCAACCCG aatattagtGTCGAAATGTGGTGGCCTCATGGATTCGGGAACCAGACTGGCTACAACATGTCCGTTGAGTTTGTACTGGACGGGGACACGTATATCACAAAGACAGTGAAG GTTTATTTTAGGACAGTGGAGCTGGTGGAGGAGAAAATACAAGGGTCTGAGGGCTTGAGTTTCTACTTCAAGATTAACGGGCTCCCCATATTTCTGAAAGGCTCCAACTGGGTCCCCGCCGATTCCTTCCAGGACAGGGTAACACCCGCCCT GCTACAGCGTCTCTTGCAGTCAGTGGTGGATGCTAACATGAATGTGCTACGGGTCTGGGGTGGTGGCATCTATGAGCAGGACGAGTTCTACCGGCTCTGCAACGAGCTGGGGATCAtg GTGTGGCAGGACCTGATGTTCGCCTGTGCCCTGTACCCCACGGACGAGTCTTTCCTCAGCTCTGTGCGCACTGAGGTTGCCCAGCAG GTCCAGAGACTGAAGCCTCACCCCTGCATCATCCTGTGGAGTGGCAACAACGAGAACGAGCTGGCGCTGGTGGCCGACTGGTTCCACACGGCTGCCCACGCGGGTGCCTATCGCGCTGACTACGTGACACTCTACGTGAAGACCATCCGCTCCGTGGTGCTGGCA AGAGACAGAACACGCCCGTTCATCGCCTCTAGCCCCACCAACGGCGCCCAGTCAGTGGCTGAGGGCTGGCTGGCAGCTGACCCGGACAGCAGCTTGTATGGAGACACACACTTCTACGACTACACACTGAACTGCTGGGACTGGAGTGTGTTTCCCAAGGCACGCCTGGTGTCCGAGTATGGCTATCAGTCCTGGCCGTCCTTCAGCACACTGCAGCAG GTCTCAGCTCCCGAGGACTGGTTCCCCGACAGCCCCTTCCTCACCCACCGGCAGCACCATCAAGGGGGCAACCAGGAGATGCTGAGGCAGGTGGCCCTGAATTTCAACCTGTCCCGGAGCGCAGACCCGCAGCAGCAGCTCCGAGACACCATCTACCTGACCCAG GTGATGCAGGCCCAGTGTGTGAAGAGCGAGACCGAGTTCTACCGTGGCAGCCGCAGCGAGCTGGAGTCGGGCCGGGGCCACACCATGGGCGCGCTCTACTGGATGCTGAGCGACATCTGGCCTGCCCCGTCCTGGGCCTCGCTCG AGCACGGGGGCAAGTGGAAGATGCTGCACTACTTGGCCCGCCGCTTCTTCGCGCCGCTGCTGCCCGTGGCCCAGGAGCGGGCCGGGGCGCTCGAGGTGGTCGCGCTGTCGGACCTGCGCGCGCCGCTGACCGTCCGGCTGCAG GTGCAGCTGTTCGCCTGGAGCTCGCTGCGGCCGCGCTGCTCGCTCGTCCTGGCCCCGGCGCAGCTGGCGCCCGGCGCGGCCTCGCTGCTGTGGCGGGCGCCGCTGCCCCCCCTGCTGGCGCGCTGCGGCAACTGCACGCGCGCGTCCTGCCTGCTGCGGCTGCGGCTGCGGGCCGGCGGCCGGCCCCGCGGCCCCGACAACCACCTGTTCCTGGCGCCGCTCAAGGCCGCGCAGGGGCTGCGCGACCCACGACTCGCT GTGAACATCTCTCAGCAAGGGGACGCGTTTGCCTTCACACTGGAGACACAGGCTGTGGCAGCCTTTGTGTGGCTGGACGTGGGGAACATCCCAGGGCGGTTCAGCGACAACGGCTTCCTCCTGACAACACGGACACGCGTCGTGCAGTTCTACCCCTGGGCACCCACCAGCGTAAGCGACCTGAGGCATGAGCTCCACGTGACGACACTGGCCGACATCTGA